A window of the Paenibacillus woosongensis genome harbors these coding sequences:
- a CDS encoding NAD(P)/FAD-dependent oxidoreductase, with protein sequence MKLHSGNFAWQNTLPVPPQYETLQHDISCDCLIIGGGVSGALCAYLLAESGIHTVLIDKRTIASGSTLANTGLIQFSNDKTLTSLIHTFGEKQAVRFYQMCREAVSKLFKLSQGLKPEARFLTRNSLYFASTDDDVGMLHQEYETLRKYHFPVEWWDRTHIADRFPFEKPGAIYNVGDGEGNPVAFVHGLIEAASAMGLAVFENTEATGFEFEQHGVLCRAGNYVIRARHVIFATGYETQEFHKEKGAYLSSSYVVVTEPAEHFDDWFERCLLWETARPYLYLRTTPDKRILIGGLDEPLPGGKLNESRYLNQGKRLLKKLHELFPGKRELKADYAWGAVFGQSRDGLPFIGTHPSYPCCYFIEGYGGNGTVYSMIAAEMLTDVLLGKDRPDMEWFSLTRTSKPAPAASHLRTRR encoded by the coding sequence ATGAAGCTGCACAGCGGAAATTTCGCCTGGCAAAATACCTTACCTGTTCCACCGCAATACGAAACGCTCCAGCACGATATATCCTGCGATTGTCTTATTATTGGCGGAGGAGTCAGCGGGGCGCTGTGCGCCTATCTCCTAGCTGAATCCGGCATCCATACCGTACTGATTGACAAAAGAACAATAGCATCCGGCAGCACCTTGGCGAACACGGGATTAATACAATTTTCAAATGACAAAACATTGACATCATTAATCCATACGTTTGGAGAGAAGCAGGCCGTCCGGTTCTATCAAATGTGCCGGGAAGCCGTAAGCAAGCTGTTTAAGCTTAGTCAGGGCCTGAAGCCGGAAGCTCGTTTCCTTACGAGAAACAGCCTGTACTTCGCCAGTACCGATGACGATGTAGGCATGCTGCATCAGGAATATGAAACGCTTCGAAAATACCATTTTCCGGTCGAATGGTGGGACAGAACGCATATTGCAGACCGCTTCCCATTCGAGAAGCCGGGAGCTATTTATAACGTTGGAGATGGTGAGGGAAATCCCGTCGCTTTCGTTCATGGGCTGATCGAAGCCGCTTCCGCCATGGGACTGGCCGTCTTCGAGAACACTGAAGCGACCGGCTTTGAATTTGAGCAGCACGGTGTCCTGTGCCGCGCTGGGAACTATGTGATCCGGGCACGGCATGTTATTTTTGCAACGGGATATGAGACTCAGGAGTTCCATAAAGAAAAAGGCGCATATTTGTCATCAAGCTATGTGGTGGTCACCGAACCCGCTGAGCATTTTGACGATTGGTTCGAACGCTGCCTTCTTTGGGAAACAGCCCGGCCGTATCTTTATTTGCGGACAACGCCGGACAAGCGCATATTAATCGGCGGCCTCGATGAGCCGCTGCCAGGCGGGAAGCTGAATGAGAGCCGGTATTTGAACCAGGGGAAGAGACTGCTGAAGAAGTTGCATGAGCTGTTTCCGGGTAAACGGGAGTTGAAGGCTGATTATGCTTGGGGTGCCGTGTTTGGACAAAGCCGGGACGGATTGCCGTTCATCGGCACTCACCCGAGTTATCCCTGCTGTTATTTCATCGAGGGCTATGGAGGCAATGGCACGGTATACAGCATGATCGCCGCGGAAATGCTGACCGACGTGCTTCTGGGAAAGGATCGGCCAGACATGGAATGGTTTTCGCTGACAAGAACCTCGAAACCAGCCCCGGCAGCGAGCCACTTAAGAACCAGGCGCTGA
- a CDS encoding spore coat protein → MTSTSQFQNANLLPEEDLLNVILADLKRTVREYTTATTESACPSVRQMFTQLTDSTLQLQGQLFQLLSSQNMYTAPSKATRTEVDKKLQEAQQTQQQLQQFTQQRTAQMSSGSQAPQANMQQNAGNHTYS, encoded by the coding sequence TTGACCTCTACTTCACAATTTCAAAATGCAAACCTGCTGCCCGAGGAAGATTTGCTAAATGTCATTTTGGCCGACCTTAAACGGACCGTACGGGAATATACGACAGCGACGACCGAGTCCGCGTGCCCTTCCGTACGGCAAATGTTTACTCAATTGACGGACAGCACGCTGCAGCTCCAAGGACAATTGTTCCAGCTGCTGAGCAGCCAAAATATGTATACGGCTCCATCCAAGGCGACTCGTACGGAGGTTGACAAGAAGCTGCAGGAGGCTCAGCAGACCCAGCAGCAGCTTCAGCAATTTACGCAGCAGCGCACCGCGCAAATGAGCAGCGGCAGCCAGGCGCCGCAAGCCAATATGCAGCAAAATGCAGGAAACCATACTTACAGTTAA
- a CDS encoding Lrp/AsnC family transcriptional regulator has translation MKPLSELKLKVLDLLKEDARRSPALLATLLGVTEDEVSVAIAELEEDNVIVKYATVVNSGKLDDEKVTALIEVQITPERGRGFEAIAERVYLFPQVKSVYLMSGAYDLLVEVEGRTLKEVASFVSDKLSTLESVLSTKTHFILKKYKQDGIIFEDPEEDRRLMISP, from the coding sequence ATGAAACCACTTAGCGAATTGAAACTGAAAGTGCTGGACCTTCTGAAAGAAGACGCCCGAAGAAGCCCTGCTCTTCTGGCAACCCTGCTGGGAGTAACTGAGGATGAGGTGTCTGTGGCGATCGCGGAGCTAGAGGAAGACAACGTCATCGTCAAATACGCGACGGTCGTCAACTCGGGCAAATTGGATGATGAGAAAGTAACCGCCTTGATCGAGGTGCAAATTACCCCGGAGCGCGGGCGAGGGTTCGAGGCCATTGCCGAGCGGGTTTATTTGTTCCCTCAGGTCAAATCGGTCTATCTCATGTCAGGAGCCTACGACTTGCTAGTAGAAGTCGAAGGGCGCACGCTCAAAGAGGTAGCCAGCTTCGTCTCCGACAAGCTGTCGACACTGGAGTCGGTGCTCTCGACAAAGACCCATTTCATACTTAAGAAATACAAACAGGACGGCATTATCTTTGAAGATCCCGAAGAAGACCGCCGTCTCATGATTTCTCCGTAA
- a CDS encoding aminotransferase class I/II-fold pyridoxal phosphate-dependent enzyme — MTVESQQYSDKSMLSYLAPRVREIQPSGIRKFFDLASGNKDIITLGVGEPDFITPWHVREACVYSLERGYTSYTSNAGTPELREAIAEYLHNGFGLNYDPKDEILVTVGGSEAIDLALRALIEPGDEILVPAPCYISYSPISFIGGGVPVEIETYAKDNFKLKAEHLEAKISPKSKVLILNYPSNPTGGIMTYEDWLPIAKLVEKHDLIVISDEIYAELTYGSKHVSFASLPGMKDRTILVNGFSKAFAMTGWRMGYACGHPELIYAMLKIHQYTVMCAPVMGQVAALEALKNGLEEKDQMVESYNQRRRLIVQGLRDIGLSCHEPQGAFYAFPGIETTGLSSDEFAQRLLLEAKVAAVPGTAFGAGGEGYLRCSYATSVNQINEALDRMGKFVHKLKQG; from the coding sequence ATGACAGTAGAATCGCAACAATATTCGGACAAATCGATGTTATCTTATTTGGCCCCCCGGGTAAGAGAGATTCAGCCTTCCGGGATCCGGAAGTTCTTCGATCTTGCCAGCGGCAATAAAGATATCATCACTCTCGGCGTGGGCGAGCCTGACTTTATTACGCCATGGCATGTCCGGGAAGCCTGCGTCTATTCTTTGGAGAGGGGTTACACGAGCTATACCTCCAACGCCGGTACGCCCGAGCTGCGCGAGGCTATTGCGGAGTATTTGCACAATGGGTTCGGCCTGAACTATGATCCCAAGGATGAAATTCTGGTTACGGTAGGCGGGAGTGAAGCGATTGATTTGGCGCTCCGCGCGCTGATTGAGCCGGGGGATGAAATACTTGTTCCAGCTCCTTGCTACATCTCCTATTCCCCGATATCTTTTATCGGCGGAGGAGTCCCCGTGGAGATCGAAACTTACGCGAAGGATAATTTCAAGCTAAAGGCGGAGCACCTAGAAGCGAAAATATCGCCGAAGTCCAAGGTGCTGATTTTGAATTATCCCAGCAATCCAACGGGCGGAATCATGACTTACGAAGACTGGCTTCCGATTGCCAAATTGGTGGAGAAGCATGATTTGATTGTCATTTCCGACGAGATTTATGCCGAGCTTACTTACGGCAGCAAGCATGTCAGCTTCGCCTCCCTTCCGGGAATGAAGGATCGCACGATTCTTGTCAACGGCTTTTCGAAAGCCTTTGCCATGACGGGCTGGAGAATGGGTTATGCCTGCGGCCATCCGGAACTGATTTATGCGATGTTAAAGATCCATCAGTATACGGTGATGTGTGCACCCGTGATGGGACAGGTCGCCGCTTTAGAAGCGCTCAAGAATGGCTTGGAGGAGAAGGATCAGATGGTCGAATCCTATAATCAGCGAAGAAGGCTGATTGTCCAGGGACTTCGGGACATCGGATTATCCTGCCACGAGCCGCAAGGCGCGTTTTATGCTTTTCCTGGCATAGAAACTACCGGCCTTAGCTCGGATGAATTTGCCCAGCGACTGCTGCTCGAAGCTAAAGTGGCAGCCGTACCCGGCACTGCTTTTGGCGCTGGCGGCGAAGGATACCTGCGCTGCTCCTATGCGACTTCGGTCAATCAGATTAATGAAGCGCTGGACCGGATGGGGAAATTCGTTCATAAGCTGAAGCAGGGCTGA
- a CDS encoding aspartyl-phosphate phosphatase Spo0E family protein: MPYEKMGGHIAEGDATNQWMGEEGRTISPQALTLEDEIQLLRTRMEEIFLEEKSFTSDIVIEISSLLDLKINEFMKSQKAK, translated from the coding sequence ATGCCGTACGAGAAGATGGGCGGTCATATTGCTGAAGGCGATGCAACGAATCAATGGATGGGCGAAGAAGGCCGGACGATATCACCACAAGCATTGACATTGGAAGATGAAATTCAACTGCTCCGAACTAGAATGGAAGAAATATTTTTAGAGGAGAAGTCTTTTACATCAGACATTGTCATCGAGATCAGCAGCCTGCTTGATTTAAAAATCAATGAATTTATGAAGAGTCAGAAAGCAAAATAA
- a CDS encoding cob(I)yrinic acid a,c-diamide adenosyltransferase, protein MNLYTRTGDAGQTSIIGGRVDKDDVRIEAYGTIDELNSFVGQAVSLMDTNSGVFADLKEELLQIQHELFDCGSDLAYARLNEDRYKVGAELAERLETWIDRLEQNNPPLEKFILPGGTSLAAILHVCRTVCRRAERRAVTLGHQHEVNPEVLTYLNRLSDYFFAAARTANARMHVQDTEYVRSAKVFGRKS, encoded by the coding sequence GTGAATTTGTACACAAGAACCGGGGATGCGGGACAGACCTCCATCATCGGCGGCAGAGTGGATAAAGACGATGTCCGAATCGAGGCTTATGGAACGATTGATGAGCTGAACAGCTTTGTCGGTCAGGCCGTGAGCTTGATGGATACCAATTCCGGGGTATTCGCGGACCTGAAGGAAGAACTGCTGCAAATCCAGCATGAGCTGTTCGATTGCGGCTCCGATCTGGCTTATGCCAGATTGAACGAGGATCGTTACAAGGTCGGAGCCGAGCTGGCTGAACGGCTGGAAACATGGATAGATCGCCTGGAACAGAATAACCCGCCGCTGGAAAAGTTCATTTTGCCCGGAGGGACTTCCCTGGCAGCTATACTGCATGTATGCCGGACGGTATGCCGCCGCGCCGAGCGCCGGGCGGTTACCTTGGGCCATCAGCATGAGGTCAATCCGGAGGTGCTGACGTATTTGAACCGGCTGTCGGATTACTTCTTTGCCGCGGCCCGGACGGCGAATGCCCGCATGCACGTGCAGGATACAGAATATGTGCGCAGCGCAAAGGTGTTCGGTCGGAAATCATGA
- a CDS encoding RluA family pseudouridine synthase, which produces MTQYYDPIVYVVTEEEDGWQLKKLLQRRLGVSRKLMSRLKLTEKGITLNGERVYISVPVKSGDIAAISLEKETSEDILPQPIPFDCIYEDDALLIVNKSPGMIVHPTHGHYTETLANGVVHYWREKGEMFRFRPVHRLDQETSGVLAIAKNAYVHQHISEQMIAGQVDKKYVAFVHGTPDPPEGTIDGPIDRDPEQPHRRIVISSGYPALTYYSTAQAMGPASKVELRLGTGRTHQIRVHMTSIGHPLIGDKMYQRPGSPGSPDQADWDEANPGRMLDGLIQRQALHASELAFRHPLTGEFMSFHAPFPPDMASLEQALIAMI; this is translated from the coding sequence ATGACGCAATACTACGACCCTATTGTATACGTAGTAACGGAGGAAGAGGACGGCTGGCAGCTTAAGAAGCTCCTACAGCGCCGGCTGGGCGTATCCAGAAAGCTGATGTCCAGACTGAAGCTGACCGAGAAGGGGATTACACTGAACGGGGAAAGGGTGTATATCAGCGTTCCCGTAAAGAGCGGGGATATCGCTGCCATATCTCTGGAGAAGGAGACATCCGAGGACATTTTGCCGCAGCCGATTCCTTTCGATTGCATTTACGAGGACGACGCACTGTTAATCGTCAATAAGTCGCCAGGAATGATCGTCCATCCAACCCACGGGCATTATACGGAGACTTTGGCGAATGGAGTGGTGCATTATTGGCGGGAGAAAGGCGAAATGTTCCGGTTCAGGCCCGTGCACCGTTTGGACCAGGAGACGAGCGGCGTGCTGGCCATCGCCAAAAATGCTTACGTGCATCAGCATATTTCCGAACAGATGATCGCAGGACAGGTGGATAAAAAATATGTGGCGTTCGTGCATGGGACGCCAGATCCGCCAGAAGGAACAATTGACGGGCCGATTGACCGCGATCCCGAGCAGCCGCATCGCCGGATCGTCATTTCGTCCGGTTATCCGGCGCTGACCTATTATTCAACGGCACAGGCGATGGGACCGGCATCCAAAGTTGAGCTGCGGCTGGGCACGGGCCGGACGCATCAGATTCGGGTGCATATGACTTCGATTGGGCATCCGCTTATCGGAGATAAGATGTATCAAAGGCCGGGCAGTCCAGGTTCGCCGGATCAGGCCGATTGGGATGAGGCTAATCCCGGCAGAATGCTGGATGGCCTTATCCAGCGTCAGGCTCTGCATGCCTCCGAGTTGGCCTTCCGTCATCCGCTGACCGGAGAATTTATGAGCTTTCATGCTCCATTTCCTCCGGATATGGCAAGTCTGGAGCAGGCATTGATAGCTATGATTTAA
- a CDS encoding arsenate reductase family protein — protein sequence MSKLIVYQYPKCSTCRSAVKWLEAQGHELELRDIKESPPDAKELSAWIDRSGFELKKFVNTSGEIYRQEGLKDKLPGMSREEQIALLSSRGMLIKRPLVSDGKQVTVGFKPEEYERVWGN from the coding sequence ATGAGTAAGCTGATTGTGTATCAATACCCGAAATGCAGCACCTGCCGCAGTGCGGTAAAGTGGCTGGAGGCGCAAGGCCATGAGCTGGAGCTTCGCGACATTAAGGAATCTCCGCCGGACGCGAAGGAATTGTCCGCTTGGATTGACCGAAGCGGTTTTGAACTGAAGAAATTCGTCAATACGTCTGGAGAGATATATAGACAGGAAGGATTAAAGGACAAGCTGCCAGGCATGTCCCGCGAAGAGCAGATCGCGCTGCTCTCATCCAGGGGAATGCTGATCAAACGTCCATTGGTCAGTGACGGCAAACAGGTCACGGTTGGCTTCAAGCCTGAAGAATATGAACGGGTCTGGGGCAATTAG
- a CDS encoding 5'-3' exonuclease produces MLLVDGMALMFRAYYASAATGYIRRTKAGLPTNAVYGFMRYFWDAVQKFNPTHIACCWDLGSKTFRTEQFAAYKGNRSEAPDDLIPQFALIQEVMDSLGIPNVSAPGFEADDCIGTLATRFSEQMDVYILTGDHDMLQLVNETTSVIIMKKGHGNYSVYTPQSLMEEKQLAPAQIVDLKGLMGDTSDNYPGVRGIGEKTALKLVLEFGSVDGILSNLDKLSRSIRTKIEADLDMLHLSRQLAEIRCDVELVCDQEACRLELNHAQVAAKFEELEMASIINWMGVAATNE; encoded by the coding sequence ATGCTGCTGGTGGACGGGATGGCGCTTATGTTTCGTGCATATTACGCCTCGGCTGCCACGGGCTATATACGCAGAACGAAAGCCGGACTGCCGACAAATGCGGTATACGGCTTCATGAGATATTTTTGGGACGCGGTGCAGAAGTTCAACCCGACCCATATCGCCTGCTGCTGGGATTTAGGCAGTAAGACGTTCCGGACGGAGCAATTCGCCGCCTATAAAGGCAATCGCTCCGAGGCGCCTGACGACCTGATCCCGCAGTTTGCGCTCATTCAGGAAGTCATGGATAGTTTGGGAATACCGAACGTCAGCGCTCCCGGATTTGAGGCGGATGACTGCATCGGAACACTGGCCACCCGTTTTAGCGAGCAGATGGACGTCTATATTTTAACGGGCGATCATGATATGCTCCAATTGGTCAATGAGACGACAAGCGTAATCATTATGAAAAAGGGTCATGGCAACTATAGTGTATATACCCCGCAAAGCTTAATGGAGGAGAAGCAGCTGGCTCCTGCCCAAATCGTCGATCTTAAAGGATTGATGGGGGATACGAGCGACAATTATCCGGGGGTTCGCGGCATTGGTGAGAAAACCGCGCTCAAGCTGGTGCTGGAGTTCGGTTCGGTCGACGGCATCCTTAGTAATCTGGATAAGCTCTCCAGGTCGATTCGCACCAAGATCGAGGCTGACCTCGACATGCTGCATCTGTCCAGGCAGCTTGCGGAGATCCGCTGCGACGTAGAGCTTGTATGCGATCAGGAGGCTTGCCGCCTAGAGCTGAACCATGCTCAAGTTGCCGCTAAATTCGAAGAATTGGAAATGGCAAGCATCATCAATTGGATGGGAGTGGCCGCGACTAATGAATAA
- a CDS encoding phosphodiester glycosidase family protein: MNKRNWRRGAAVCLAVFLLAGLFTASGRIAAAAQTPSIKQETKKVKVGNKSFTVQTVRIPKGTPVTVGLAKRQVGSTEEFASIIKSYKAEAAINGAFFEAYGGPPDPYGTLIADGEVMHKGGNGTTIGFKKDGTAIMDELRISITGTVVSPEGKSKGWYATFMNRVPLAGSNVSIMFTPARGGKVGFSGGLAVTVVEGKVAKNEVNANADIPKNGYVLVFTGTEKNMAERFVIGSEVELSLSYKNPQGDPLPAWEDVVTAVGAGPRLVKDGKVALNAAAEGFNDAKILTSSAARSGIAIMPDGSIMLATVPAATMKQWADIMKTLGAKQAMNLDGGASSALYGGGKMLTTAGRHLSNTLVFNSKGFNP; the protein is encoded by the coding sequence ATGAATAAGCGCAACTGGCGAAGAGGGGCCGCAGTTTGCCTTGCCGTTTTCCTGCTTGCCGGGCTTTTCACGGCTAGCGGGAGAATTGCGGCGGCAGCCCAGACTCCAAGCATCAAGCAAGAAACGAAGAAAGTGAAGGTCGGGAACAAGAGCTTCACCGTGCAAACCGTACGTATTCCAAAGGGCACGCCGGTCACGGTAGGGTTAGCCAAGAGGCAGGTGGGCAGCACGGAGGAATTTGCATCGATCATCAAAAGCTACAAGGCGGAAGCTGCGATTAATGGAGCTTTCTTTGAAGCTTACGGCGGGCCGCCAGATCCTTACGGTACACTGATCGCGGACGGTGAAGTGATGCACAAGGGCGGAAACGGCACGACGATCGGCTTTAAGAAGGACGGCACGGCAATCATGGACGAGCTGCGTATTTCCATTACCGGCACGGTCGTCTCTCCGGAAGGCAAGTCAAAGGGCTGGTATGCCACCTTCATGAACCGGGTGCCGCTTGCAGGAAGCAACGTCAGCATTATGTTTACGCCGGCCCGAGGCGGCAAGGTCGGATTCTCCGGCGGTCTGGCCGTTACGGTAGTCGAAGGCAAGGTCGCTAAAAATGAAGTCAACGCCAATGCCGACATTCCGAAGAACGGGTATGTGCTTGTCTTTACGGGAACAGAGAAGAACATGGCGGAGCGGTTTGTAATCGGAAGCGAGGTAGAACTGAGCCTCAGCTACAAAAACCCGCAAGGCGACCCGCTGCCCGCTTGGGAGGACGTCGTTACCGCTGTCGGTGCAGGGCCTCGCCTGGTGAAGGACGGCAAGGTTGCTTTGAATGCGGCTGCTGAGGGGTTCAACGATGCGAAAATATTGACCAGCTCGGCAGCCCGCAGCGGAATCGCCATCATGCCGGATGGTTCCATTATGCTGGCGACCGTCCCTGCAGCCACGATGAAGCAATGGGCGGATATTATGAAGACGCTGGGAGCGAAGCAAGCGATGAATTTGGATGGCGGAGCATCCTCCGCGCTTTATGGAGGGGGCAAGATGCTCACCACGGCCGGGCGGCATCTTAGCAATACCCTAGTCTTTAATTCAAAGGGCTTTAATCCGTAA
- a CDS encoding DUF3055 domain-containing protein has translation MTNPHKELDFLSDSTESTSTRFVTFIGASLKRFDLAITTTNRFYGKKLVTDLQNGKTAILGTDDLEEEGYLEHVYNLEEEEADELKSFLYQVVGDPYFTD, from the coding sequence ATGACTAACCCGCACAAAGAGCTGGACTTCCTGTCCGACAGCACGGAAAGCACCTCCACCCGGTTCGTGACCTTCATTGGAGCATCCCTAAAGCGCTTCGATTTGGCGATAACTACGACCAACCGCTTCTACGGCAAGAAGCTCGTTACTGATTTGCAAAATGGCAAAACAGCGATTCTAGGCACGGATGACCTGGAAGAGGAAGGCTATCTGGAGCATGTCTACAATCTGGAAGAGGAAGAAGCCGATGAGCTGAAATCCTTCCTGTATCAGGTTGTGGGTGATCCTTATTTTACGGATTAA
- a CDS encoding HRDC domain-containing protein encodes MRIIFLNSLEKREAGAVVGSAQVWMGEEESMWRMGWNEITADGEQEYIWYEGSSWSEMLHVYRHRLVIKLGEGFQPTVEGIWEDKDQLRGKAMTAQKLICYSEGHPNEPVYTELCNWRRKKASTERKAPYLIASNRLLRLISVFLPHTLEELLQLPGVGQNKAGEFGDELLEMTRRHPQPSPFPLDWVEEEVSQETLRSWLYKQKEAKFRVEMEKYGVRRKLLEGIAEGLSVEQIRERVAMGRREVIELLEELEKDGYSTEPLVNKELQEMPDEEQMAVMEAYEELGDAFLKPVLQRVYGQEAAEAEDREMLYERLRLIRIRFRRARSTVRDAG; translated from the coding sequence GTGAGAATTATATTTTTGAACAGTCTGGAGAAGCGGGAGGCCGGCGCCGTGGTCGGAAGCGCGCAGGTTTGGATGGGGGAGGAGGAGAGCATGTGGCGCATGGGGTGGAATGAAATTACGGCCGACGGCGAGCAGGAATACATCTGGTACGAAGGCTCGTCCTGGTCGGAGATGCTCCATGTCTACCGGCATCGCCTGGTTATCAAGCTGGGGGAAGGATTCCAGCCGACGGTCGAAGGCATTTGGGAGGATAAGGATCAGCTTCGCGGCAAGGCGATGACCGCCCAGAAGCTAATCTGTTATAGCGAAGGGCATCCGAATGAACCGGTCTATACCGAGCTGTGCAATTGGAGAAGGAAAAAAGCCTCCACGGAGCGCAAGGCGCCTTATTTGATCGCGAGCAATCGCCTGCTTAGGCTGATTAGCGTATTTCTTCCCCATACACTAGAGGAATTGCTGCAGCTGCCGGGGGTAGGCCAGAATAAAGCGGGGGAGTTTGGTGACGAGCTGCTGGAGATGACCCGGAGACACCCGCAGCCGAGTCCTTTCCCGCTGGATTGGGTTGAGGAAGAGGTCAGTCAGGAAACGCTCCGCTCCTGGTTGTATAAACAGAAAGAAGCGAAATTCCGGGTAGAAATGGAGAAATACGGCGTGCGCCGGAAGCTGCTTGAAGGCATTGCCGAGGGGTTGAGCGTGGAGCAGATTCGCGAGCGCGTGGCCATGGGCCGCCGGGAGGTGATTGAATTACTTGAGGAACTTGAGAAGGATGGATATAGTACTGAGCCGCTGGTGAACAAAGAATTGCAAGAAATGCCCGATGAGGAGCAGATGGCGGTCATGGAGGCTTATGAAGAGCTCGGAGACGCCTTCCTAAAGCCGGTGCTTCAGCGGGTCTATGGCCAGGAGGCCGCGGAGGCCGAGGATCGGGAAATGCTGTATGAACGTCTGCGCCTGATCCGGATTCGCTTCCGAAGGGCCAGAAGCACCGTGCGGGATGCGGGCTAG
- the corA gene encoding magnesium/cobalt transporter CorA, translated as MKIRHVKDGVFTTVDDVELTTTAPEEGFYWIDADGEDLQILQPLFSLHDLAVEDCLTEEEQRPKIETYDNHYFIVVNSIRFDDEEIFLRALNIFLGRHYIITVTNQKINELRAVKPILWEQEVSEPDRFLYLLIDLVVDNYFTVSDRIEAKIEKLEEDILMHTKRSHLSEIIGLRSEILWLKKMLGPQKEVINILNKKDLRLIDDQLQKYFRDIYENAVKISENFETFRELMGNLREAYQSSIANRANEIMRVFTAITTIFIPLTLITGIYGMNFDNMPELHWKYSYYVVIGIMIVLGAGMYYLFRKRDWI; from the coding sequence TTGAAAATTCGTCATGTCAAAGACGGCGTATTTACAACGGTTGATGATGTGGAACTAACGACCACGGCACCGGAGGAAGGCTTTTACTGGATTGATGCGGACGGTGAGGATCTGCAAATACTGCAGCCGCTGTTCTCCTTGCATGACCTGGCCGTAGAAGACTGTTTAACGGAAGAGGAGCAGCGTCCGAAAATCGAAACGTATGACAATCACTATTTCATTGTCGTGAACAGCATCCGCTTTGACGATGAAGAGATCTTCCTGCGGGCTCTGAATATTTTCCTGGGCCGGCATTATATCATTACGGTAACCAACCAAAAAATCAACGAGCTCCGCGCGGTCAAGCCGATACTTTGGGAGCAGGAGGTCAGCGAGCCTGACCGGTTCCTGTATCTGCTCATTGACCTTGTCGTGGACAACTATTTCACGGTCAGCGACCGGATCGAAGCAAAGATCGAGAAGCTGGAAGAAGATATCCTCATGCATACGAAGCGATCTCATCTAAGCGAGATTATCGGCCTGCGAAGCGAAATTTTGTGGCTGAAGAAGATGCTTGGGCCACAGAAGGAAGTTATCAATATTTTAAACAAAAAGGATTTGCGCCTGATCGATGATCAGCTCCAGAAATATTTCAGAGATATATACGAGAACGCTGTAAAAATCTCCGAGAACTTTGAAACGTTCCGGGAGCTGATGGGCAACTTGCGAGAAGCCTACCAGTCTTCGATCGCCAACCGGGCGAACGAGATTATGCGCGTCTTTACCGCAATTACAACGATTTTCATTCCGCTGACGTTGATTACAGGTATTTACGGGATGAACTTCGACAACATGCCTGAACTGCACTGGAAATATTCTTATTACGTAGTGATCGGGATCATGATTGTTCTCGGCGCAGGAATGTACTATTTGTTCCGCAAGCGGGACTGGATTTGA